The Flavobacteriales bacterium genome segment GGAGAAACAACCCAAACAGTACAAGCTAGTGTGACTGGTATTTACGAAGTAACTGTAGTTGATGGCAACGGTTGTATTGGGGGGGATCAGATAGCAGTTATAGTTAATCCTATTCCTGCGCCTGTGATATCTGGAGGTGTTCAGTTCTGTATTGGGGATTCTGCTTATCTAACTACGGATCAATCATATTCAAGTTATGATTGGTCGACCGGATCTACCACCTATGAAGAGGCAGTATATACTTCGGAGACGGTAACGCTTACAGTAACTAACCAATATGGTTGTGTTGGAACAGCACAAGTGGTTACTGTTATGAATGAGCCTCAACCAGGTGCAGTGATCACTTGGGATGGACCATTGGAATTCTGTGTTGGTGAATCTGTTCATTTGGACGCAGGACCTGGATATGCATCATACCTCTGGAGTCACGGTTCTACAACACAAGTTGTCACTATCATTGAATCAGGTCAGTATTACGTGGTTGTTTTGGACGGAAATGGATGTATCGACAGTTCGATGGTTGCAGATCCGGTTATCGTTACTGTTACTGACCCAGAGCCTATCGTTCAAGAGTCTGGCGATATTCTGACCATGACCAATGCCACTGATTTCAGTACGTATCAATGGTATTTGAATGGAGACCCAATTCCTGGTGCTACTGGTGCTACATATGACATTGCCGGTACAGGTAGTGGAAACTATTCCGTTTGCGTAGTTGATGCTGGTGGTTGCGAAGGATGTTCCTTTAATTATGAGATGTCATGTTGTGTAGGGATTGAAGAAGCGAATTTTGATGGTAACGTTAATGTTTATCCAAATCCGAATAATGGGCTGTTCACTGTAGAGGTTGACTTGGTTCAGCAAATGAACCTCAGCATTGGATTGTTCGATGTGATCGGTAAGCAGATTTGGATGGACGATGCAATTGGAAACACAAGCCAAATGCGTAAGCAATATGATCTGAGCGAAATGCCTGATGGTGTTTACTTCTTGAGAATTCGCGCTGACAATCAGACTACTGTTGTAAAACTCATCAAGCAACAGTAAAACTTGAAGTTGTATAAAAGAAAAGCCCCGCTATTAGCGGGGCTTTTTTAATTGACGTAGATCAAGAAACTATCCTCTCAAGTGGTAGCTTTTAGGCTGTACAAAGGTTCTGATTCCTGCATGCGAAAGGGTTGAACCTAGGCCTGATGCACCACGTCCGCTCCAAGGAAGGTTTGGGCTTACACGATCGCAGCAATTCCAGTAAACGGTACCAGAATTCAATTGATTCATCAATCCAAGTGCACGCGACTCGTCAAGCGTATAAACAGCCGAAGTCAATCCGTAAGGAGTGTCTAGCATCAGCTTAACAGCTTCTGCATCACTCTTCACTTTCTGGATTCCGATTATAGGCCCGAAACTTTCATCCAGCATCACTTGCATGCTGTGATCTACATTGGTTAGAACAGTAGGTTCAAAGTAGTAGCCATTACCACCTGTTGGTTTGCCTCCCAGTAAAAGTTCAGCACCCTTAGCAACGGCATCAGCAACCTGTTGTTCCAACACGGCCACTTGTTGAGACCGAGTAAGTGGCCCAATAAAGGTTCCTTCTTCGCTCGGTGCGCCCAACTTCATGGTCTTTGCTTCTTCTACGAAAGCAGCCACATAATCCTCATAGATATCCTCGTGAACGTAAATCCGTTCTACCGCACAACAACTTTGGCCATTGTTGTAAAAAGCTCCTTCAACACCTGCTGCAGCGGCTGATTTTACATCAACGTCTTCGCAAACATACATTGGGTCTTTTCCACCAAGTTCCAATCCAACTGGAACGAGTTTGCTGGCAACACGTTCTGCAATGTATTTTCCTGTGCCGTATGAACCAGTGAAGAAATATCCGTTCAACGGCAAATTCAAAAGGGCTTCTCCAGCGTCTTTCGCTCCTATCACCACTTGAAAAACATCCTTCGGAACGCCTGCTTGCCAAAGCATATCAGCCATGTTCAAACCCGTAAGCGTGCTGAATTCTGATGGCTTGTAGAGCACTGCGTTTCCACCGATAAGCGCTGGAATAAATACGTTCATTCCAACCAGAATAGGGTAGTTCCATGCGGAAATATTGGCAATTACGCCAAGTGGTTCATACATCAGTTTTTCCCGAGTAGCTCCTTCAGTAACCATCCACTCTTCTGCCAGGTATTTCTCACTGTTCTCAACGAAATACTGACTTCTGCCAACACCTCCGTTTATTTCTCCTTTGGCCTGACCAAGCGGTTTTCCGACCTCGGCACTTAGGTCTGCTGCAATCTTATTGGCATTGGCCAACATAAGCTCATTGAACTTGGCAATGCAAGCAATTCGCTCCTTCAATGGCACTTGCGCCCATTGTTTCTGAGCAGCTTTAGCAGCCTCATATTTGCTTTGAATGGATGCAGCGGTATCTTCTGCAATCTCCTTAATGACCGCTTCTGTAGCGGGATTGATGATTTTCATTTATCTGTTTTAGCGAATGACAAAAATGTGTTGATGATCTTAAACGGATCGATAAGCTTATTGCCCAAGGTGTGGAAGAATTCGGGATGCCATTGCACACCCAATATCTTTCCAGGTTCAGCATTTTCGTGGATGAATGCCTCCAGAATCCCATCTTCTATGCAATAGGCTTGCGGAATAAGTCCTTTTCCAATGTCTTTTGCGGCCTGATGGTGAACAGAATTGACCATCGGGGTTTCCGAATTCTTATACAATGATTCTAAGAACGAACCCGGTTCGAACCGTACTCCGTGATGTACATGGTCATATTCAATCGCATCGCGGTGCTTGATGCTTTCAGGCCGTTGAGTGTCAATGTCCTGAAAAAGTGTTCCTCCGTAATAGGCGTTCATGAGTTGAAAGCCTCGGCAAATGCCAAGAACCGGCTTTTCTTCCTTGATGAAAAGATCCATCAGTTCCAATTCATACTCATCTCGGATACGATCTCCTAGCCATCTTCCTATGGGTGCTTCGCCATAAGATTCAGGCGCTAGATCGGCACCACCTTGCAGCACCAAACCATCCATTTCCTTGATGATTGCCAGCTTTTCAGCTTTCGGCAATTCAGGAATAAGTACTGGCATTACATTAGGTCTTGCAATGTAAGCGGCCATGTCGTTTTCGAGGTACGAAAGTGTTTTCGGTCCGAAGGTTGTCCTGTCTAGGTCAGGATGGAAAAAGCACGCAGAAACTCCGATTTTGATCATGGCGCAAAGATACATTTGCAATACGTCCGTGCTTGCAGCGTTCCTTAACTTTATCGCTGTATGAAGTTGCTAATTCAGACACTTTTCTTGGCTCTTGTTCCGCTTGCGCTTTTAGGGCAGAATGTCAAGTGGGAAACAACCTCAATCAATTTTGGAACTGTTCGCGATTGGAATAGTCCTGAAGCGACTTTCAAGTTTACCAACACAGGAAAGACTAAGCTGATGTTCTTGCCACAGAAGCATAGTCGTGATGTGTTGGTCCGTTATCCCAATCGTGCTTTTCAGCCAGGCGAGTCTGGCGAGATCACCATTCAATATTACACTTCCGAACAAGGTGCTTTTTCAAAAACGGTTGAGGTTTACACCAATGTTTCAAACAGGTCTCAACAGCTCACGGTGAAAGGAAATATCAAGAGCATTTACGCGAATGCCCTTACTTCGTGCCCATCTTTCCAAGATCCAGCACCAGCAAAAAGCTCTGATCCTAATGTGGTTCAAGTGGTGGATGCAGCCACAAATCGTCCTATTCCGAACGCGAAGGTCGAAGTGTTTGACCGCGGCATTCGAAAGGCCATGAATGGAACCAATTTAGAAGGCGTTGCCGTTAATTGGATTGAGTCAGGGAAATACGTTGCGGTCGCTTCGAAGCTTGGATACGAAAAGGCTGAACAGGAAATCGTTTTTACTAAAAGGGATCGGACTCAAGTAATCTATTTGAACCGGAGATCGACCGAGACTGAAATCAATACGGAAGAGTTGCTTGTAGCTGTTGAGGATAGGAGGGATGAAGTGAATGAGAAACCAGATGAAAGATATCAGACATCAGCACCCGTTCAGGAAGTTATCGACTTGGGAATTACCACCAATGATGTTTTGGAAAACGAACGTGAGCAGTTGGACGAAATTGATCTTGGAATTACGATCAATCAGGTTATGTCGGATGAATCAGTTGATGCACGAACAAATGATTTCGAAGACGTTGATCTAGGAATTAGTTCGAATGAGCAATGGGAAGAGCCAGAGATTGCGGGTGCGGAATCAAACAGAAGTGCCGAAGAAGTCAATGAAGAAGACATCGATCTTGGAGTAGCCACGAATGATCAATTGGAAGAGGAAAATGTACGACCCTTGGCTACTGAAGTTGAACTATCCGAAATCATTGATCGTGAACCTGTGCCGATTGAAGTCGAAGCATCGGAAATAGAAAATGAAGTTGAAGCGGCTTTGGCTGAGGCTGAAAGGAATGAAGTTGAGTATGACTTAGAGTCTGAATCGGAGCCTGAATTCTCCAATGAGAAATATCGCCCAAATAATGTGCTATTGCTATTGGATGTGTCTGGTTCTATGAATGACGATGGTAAGATGGATAAGCTGAAATCCTCTATTCGCAGGTTGGTGATGATGCTTCGCGAAGTGGATGTGCTGACAATGATTGCGTACAATTCAGATTCGTGGGAACTGCTGCCACCAACTCCGGTGAAGGATAATCTGGCAATTTTGGCGTTGGTGGATAGCCTCGAACCTTTTGGTTATACCAACGGTGTAAAAGGAATGGAAACGGCCTACGAAAGCCTGGAAAAGCAGCTCATCCAAGGTGGAAATAATCAACTCATTATTGCAACTGATGGAAAATTCAACTCCTCTAAATTCTCTGAGAAAGACGCTATTCAACTTGTGAAGGATAATTCTGACAAGGGAATTGTGCTTTCAATCATCGGCTTTGGCGAGGATAAGGAAGCGGCTAAAATGATGAATAAACTGGCCGAGATGGGTGATGGAAACTTTCTTCAAGTAAGAGACGATGAAGACCCAACAGAATTGCTTGCTGAAGAAATTAAAAACCGTTCCCGCGTTTTAGGAGAGACACATTGAGTTGGACTCGGATTTCGGCCCACAAAAAAAGCCGATACATTTCTGCATCGGCTTTTCAATTTCAATATTCAAATATCAATGATCGTGACCAGAATGATCAGTTCCATCATTTGGATCATGAGCTGGAGCGTTAACCACACCTTTGATACGGATCACTTTTGAAGACTCAACAGCATTTGAAGTCAACGTAACTGTTTTCTCGAATGCACCAGTTCTTTTTGTGTCATAATGAACTTTGATGGTCGATGAAGCTCCTGGAGCAATCGGCTCTTTTGGCCATTCTGGCGTAGTACAACCACAAGATCCTTTTGCATTTGAAATGATCAATGGCTCAGTTCCTACGTTCGTGAATTTGAACTCTCGGTTACCGTCAGAATCATTTTCAATGGTTCCGTAATCCAATGTTTCAGTTTCAAATTTGAAAGCTGCTCCGCCTGCTGCTTCTTCTTGGGCAAAAGCGAAAGTTGATGTTGCAAACAATGCAACCAAGGCAATAACTGTGTTTTTCATTAGTAATAGATTTTGTTTGAAATTCCTTTAGCAATTAGAGTGCCGAACGGTAAATATCGTAGAAATTATTTCTTGACACAGGTTTTGGGTTATTTGGATGGCAGAAATCTGCGAATGCAAGATCGGCCAACGGCTCCAAATGTTCTTCTTTTACCTCAATTGCCGACAATCTGGTAGGAAGTCCTAAGCGCTCGTTCAGTTTAAACAGCTCATCGATCAATTGGATTCCGTTTCCATTTTTCAAACCGATAGCATTCGCCATGGCTTCAAATCGGTCTTCAAATCCATCCAAGTTGAATTTCATTCCATAAGGAAGATTCACTGCATTCGCCAAACCATGATGTGTATCCAACAATTGCGAAAGTGGATGAGCCAATGAGTGAACTACACCCAAACCTTTTTGGAATGCTACTGCACCCATCAAACTTGCGAGCATCATATCGGCACGTGCCTGCTCATTCTGTCCTTCATGAGTCGCTTTTTCAATTGATCTGCCGATCAACTTTATGCCTTCAAGTGCAATTCCATCACACATTGGGTGATAATTCTTTGCAACGTATGCTTCCATGTTGTGCGTTAGGGCGTCCATTCCAGTAGCTGCAGTCACGAATGGCGGCAAGCCAAAAGTTAGAGATGGATCGGCAAAAACACGGCTTGCCAACAATTTTGGCGAGAAAAGGATTTTCTTCTGATGCGTCACGTCATCTGCAATGATGGCGCTTCGACCAACCTCACTTCCGGTTCCGCTTGTGGTAGGAACAGTTACGAAATACGGCACATCTTCGGTCACATATTGATCACCACCGATAAGGTCATCATAATCAAATAGGTCGCGGTGATGATTGATGGCCAAAGCAATAGCACGCGCTACATCCAATCCAACACCACCGCCAATTCCGACTATACTATCGCAATCCGCACCTGCAAAAGCTGCCTTGCCTTTCAGCACGTCCGATTTTACCGGGTTTTTGTGCATTTCTGCATACACGGTTGGTTCCAGTCCTGCTTTTTTCAGTCCATCGATTATTTCTTGGAAGAAAGGAAGTGTGGCAACAATAGGGTCTGTAACCACCAGTGGTCGCATTTTTCCCTGCTCTTTCAGGTGGGCAGGAAGTTCCAAAATGGCACCAGATCCGAAGCGGATAACTGTCGGGAAATTGAATTGAACTATTTGACTCATTTTAGTTTAGTAACGATAGATTTTGAGGACGTAAAGCTAATCTGCACATTGATCTG includes the following:
- a CDS encoding gamma-glutamyl-gamma-aminobutyrate hydrolase family protein: MIKIGVSACFFHPDLDRTTFGPKTLSYLENDMAAYIARPNVMPVLIPELPKAEKLAIIKEMDGLVLQGGADLAPESYGEAPIGRWLGDRIRDEYELELMDLFIKEEKPVLGICRGFQLMNAYYGGTLFQDIDTQRPESIKHRDAIEYDHVHHGVRFEPGSFLESLYKNSETPMVNSVHHQAAKDIGKGLIPQAYCIEDGILEAFIHENAEPGKILGVQWHPEFFHTLGNKLIDPFKIINTFLSFAKTDK
- a CDS encoding aldehyde dehydrogenase family protein, with amino-acid sequence MKIINPATEAVIKEIAEDTAASIQSKYEAAKAAQKQWAQVPLKERIACIAKFNELMLANANKIAADLSAEVGKPLGQAKGEINGGVGRSQYFVENSEKYLAEEWMVTEGATREKLMYEPLGVIANISAWNYPILVGMNVFIPALIGGNAVLYKPSEFSTLTGLNMADMLWQAGVPKDVFQVVIGAKDAGEALLNLPLNGYFFTGSYGTGKYIAERVASKLVPVGLELGGKDPMYVCEDVDVKSAAAAGVEGAFYNNGQSCCAVERIYVHEDIYEDYVAAFVEEAKTMKLGAPSEEGTFIGPLTRSQQVAVLEQQVADAVAKGAELLLGGKPTGGNGYYFEPTVLTNVDHSMQVMLDESFGPIIGIQKVKSDAEAVKLMLDTPYGLTSAVYTLDESRALGLMNQLNSGTVYWNCCDRVSPNLPWSGRGASGLGSTLSHAGIRTFVQPKSYHLRG
- a CDS encoding DUF1573 domain-containing protein, which produces MKNTVIALVALFATSTFAFAQEEAAGGAAFKFETETLDYGTIENDSDGNREFKFTNVGTEPLIISNAKGSCGCTTPEWPKEPIAPGASSTIKVHYDTKRTGAFEKTVTLTSNAVESSKVIRIKGVVNAPAHDPNDGTDHSGHDH
- a CDS encoding DUF1573 domain-containing protein, encoding MKLLIQTLFLALVPLALLGQNVKWETTSINFGTVRDWNSPEATFKFTNTGKTKLMFLPQKHSRDVLVRYPNRAFQPGESGEITIQYYTSEQGAFSKTVEVYTNVSNRSQQLTVKGNIKSIYANALTSCPSFQDPAPAKSSDPNVVQVVDAATNRPIPNAKVEVFDRGIRKAMNGTNLEGVAVNWIESGKYVAVASKLGYEKAEQEIVFTKRDRTQVIYLNRRSTETEINTEELLVAVEDRRDEVNEKPDERYQTSAPVQEVIDLGITTNDVLENEREQLDEIDLGITINQVMSDESVDARTNDFEDVDLGISSNEQWEEPEIAGAESNRSAEEVNEEDIDLGVATNDQLEEENVRPLATEVELSEIIDREPVPIEVEASEIENEVEAALAEAERNEVEYDLESESEPEFSNEKYRPNNVLLLLDVSGSMNDDGKMDKLKSSIRRLVMMLREVDVLTMIAYNSDSWELLPPTPVKDNLAILALVDSLEPFGYTNGVKGMETAYESLEKQLIQGGNNQLIIATDGKFNSSKFSEKDAIQLVKDNSDKGIVLSIIGFGEDKEAAKMMNKLAEMGDGNFLQVRDDEDPTELLAEEIKNRSRVLGETH
- a CDS encoding iron-containing alcohol dehydrogenase encodes the protein MSQIVQFNFPTVIRFGSGAILELPAHLKEQGKMRPLVVTDPIVATLPFFQEIIDGLKKAGLEPTVYAEMHKNPVKSDVLKGKAAFAGADCDSIVGIGGGVGLDVARAIALAINHHRDLFDYDDLIGGDQYVTEDVPYFVTVPTTSGTGSEVGRSAIIADDVTHQKKILFSPKLLASRVFADPSLTFGLPPFVTAATGMDALTHNMEAYVAKNYHPMCDGIALEGIKLIGRSIEKATHEGQNEQARADMMLASLMGAVAFQKGLGVVHSLAHPLSQLLDTHHGLANAVNLPYGMKFNLDGFEDRFEAMANAIGLKNGNGIQLIDELFKLNERLGLPTRLSAIEVKEEHLEPLADLAFADFCHPNNPKPVSRNNFYDIYRSAL